In Bacillus cereus ATCC 14579, a single window of DNA contains:
- a CDS encoding F0F1 ATP synthase subunit alpha, with translation MGMKKIILAGALGIAALSGTNVPGLELTKASAASIESNFSTLEGRVVEVDTGVIVVKSKQYEEPVSVYIDSLSNVKVGDEVKATGSMMRNFTEYMVATAVENTTNKLGMHMKEDGSPNYVIGEVSKVGTMEDEGDGATKYVVVEYPSLNGKKDIIDVFLTKGQVFNVGEKVKIDMEYVGWGGSSINWNTVDHIERVHEAKTNTENNDDVWIWS, from the coding sequence ATGGGTATGAAAAAAATAATTTTAGCAGGTGCTTTAGGGATCGCAGCATTATCAGGAACAAATGTACCAGGATTAGAACTAACAAAAGCGAGTGCAGCTTCTATTGAATCGAATTTCTCGACGTTAGAAGGACGAGTAGTAGAAGTAGATACCGGTGTGATTGTTGTAAAATCTAAGCAATATGAGGAACCTGTTAGTGTGTATATTGATTCACTTTCAAACGTGAAAGTAGGAGATGAAGTAAAAGCTACTGGATCTATGATGCGTAATTTTACAGAATATATGGTTGCAACTGCAGTTGAAAATACAACAAACAAGTTAGGTATGCACATGAAAGAAGATGGCTCACCTAATTATGTAATTGGAGAAGTATCAAAAGTAGGAACGATGGAAGATGAGGGAGACGGTGCTACTAAATATGTTGTAGTTGAGTATCCATCGCTAAATGGGAAGAAAGATATTATTGATGTTTTCTTAACAAAGGGACAAGTATTTAATGTGGGTGAGAAAGTGAAAATTGATATGGAGTATGTGGGCTGGGGCGGAAGTTCTATTAACTGGAACACAGTTGATCATATCGAAAGAGTTCATGAAGCAAAGACGAACACTGAAAATAATGATGATGTATGGATTTGGTCTTAA
- a CDS encoding S66 family peptidase has product MLIKPKRLQPGDIVATVSPSWGGAGDAEIRWRYEQGVKRLEEVFSLTVIPMPNSLKGSEYLYNNPEARAEDIMTAFKDTRVKAIIANIGGEDSIRLLPYIDFNVIRENPKIFMGYSDVTITHLFCHKAGLSSLYGPAILTDFAENVEMDPYTIEMVNRTLFSNETIGEIQPAHEWTSEHLEWIEINKDTRRTMQQNNGYEVLQGSTTVQGRLIGGCIEVLEFAKGTELWPEKKHWENSILFFETSEDHPEPSYIKYWLRNYAAQGILQKAKGIIFGKPKDEQYYEEYKHEILQVMKEHHLEDLPILYNLNFGHTEPKFILPYGAMAEIDCENVSFSILESGVE; this is encoded by the coding sequence ATGTTAATAAAGCCAAAGAGATTACAGCCTGGAGATATCGTAGCGACAGTAAGTCCTTCGTGGGGAGGAGCAGGTGATGCTGAAATAAGATGGCGATATGAGCAAGGAGTAAAAAGATTAGAAGAAGTTTTTAGTCTTACGGTTATCCCAATGCCAAATAGCTTAAAAGGTAGCGAATACCTTTATAACAATCCAGAGGCTCGTGCGGAAGATATAATGACAGCATTTAAAGATACACGTGTGAAAGCAATTATCGCGAATATTGGCGGTGAAGATAGCATCCGGTTACTTCCCTATATAGATTTTAATGTGATACGCGAAAACCCGAAAATTTTTATGGGGTACTCTGACGTTACTATTACACATTTATTTTGTCATAAAGCAGGGCTTTCCTCTTTATACGGTCCAGCAATTCTGACCGATTTTGCCGAAAATGTAGAAATGGATCCATACACAATTGAAATGGTAAATCGTACCCTCTTTTCAAATGAAACGATTGGCGAGATTCAACCAGCTCATGAATGGACAAGTGAGCATTTAGAATGGATTGAAATAAATAAGGATACAAGACGTACGATGCAGCAAAATAATGGATATGAGGTACTTCAAGGCTCTACCACTGTACAGGGGCGCTTAATTGGTGGTTGTATTGAAGTATTGGAATTTGCAAAAGGAACGGAACTTTGGCCTGAGAAAAAACATTGGGAGAATAGTATTCTCTTCTTTGAAACTTCTGAAGATCATCCAGAACCAAGTTATATAAAGTATTGGTTGCGAAATTATGCAGCGCAAGGCATTCTGCAAAAAGCAAAAGGTATCATTTTTGGTAAACCGAAAGATGAACAATATTATGAAGAATATAAACATGAAATACTGCAGGTTATGAAGGAACATCATTTAGAAGATTTGCCGATCCTTTATAATTTAAATTTCGGCCATACTGAACCGAAGTTTATTTTACCTTACGGTGCGATGGCGGAAATTGATTGTGAAAATGTATCTTTTTCTATTTTAGAGAGTGGCGTGGAATGA
- a CDS encoding DUF2164 family protein, producing MEIKISKKDKIDISKKLKSFLAEQYSLELGEYISYELLEFIIKELNPHFNQVTRDRLEMLLKNIEKDINSQ from the coding sequence ATGGAGATAAAAATTAGTAAAAAGGATAAGATTGATATCTCTAAAAAATTAAAGTCTTTTTTAGCTGAACAATATTCACTGGAATTGGGTGAATACATAAGCTATGAGTTACTTGAATTCATAATAAAGGAATTAAATCCACATTTTAATCAAGTTACTAGGGATAGGTTGGAAATGTTGTTAAAGAATATAGAGAAAGATATAAACAGTCAATAG
- a CDS encoding DUF4279 domain-containing protein gives MSTLINVELAIFGEIFNPEELTKQFNLEPTMTYKKGEFIRGNSLFIREETNWSIETGYEESLNAEEVVKKLISILEHKKNEIINMQSKHNLKCKLSVVVKIENNEVPSLCFDQHTIGFINSIGAEIDICLYLL, from the coding sequence TTGAGTACATTAATAAATGTAGAACTAGCCATTTTCGGAGAAATATTTAATCCAGAAGAGCTAACTAAACAATTTAATTTAGAACCAACGATGACTTATAAAAAAGGTGAGTTTATTAGAGGTAATTCGTTATTTATTCGGGAAGAAACAAACTGGAGTATTGAAACAGGGTATGAAGAATCTCTTAATGCAGAAGAGGTTGTAAAAAAGTTAATTTCCATATTGGAACATAAAAAAAATGAAATAATTAATATGCAAAGTAAACATAATCTAAAATGCAAATTATCTGTTGTTGTAAAAATAGAAAATAATGAAGTCCCTTCTTTATGTTTTGATCAACATACTATTGGTTTTATCAATAGTATTGGTGCGGAAATTGATATTTGTCTATACTTATTGTAA
- a CDS encoding SAR2788 family putative toxin encodes MERGDRLTKNVIVKILVFSMLLTLLPNIQYVKADTGIQDKVTSVDVSKVESEVNKELGIEVSNELKINIEKETDEKVVVNTTLDTTDLSVSTDIDMNLETGGITVFGKTVDENGEETQQNFDVYVQEVEGNDFIATFVDQETGKEYEVNTLKASASIWPVVVAAVARYGIQYAIKKYGKQAVTSAMKQVPKSINKVDDKFLKRKGIDAHELKRDYLGRSVSISKYDIYVDKKTGRLWIYLKGGKGTPIPTDSFIK; translated from the coding sequence ATTGAAAGAGGAGATCGATTAACGAAAAACGTAATTGTTAAAATATTAGTGTTTTCTATGTTACTTACTTTACTTCCTAATATACAATATGTAAAAGCAGATACAGGAATACAAGATAAAGTAACTTCCGTTGATGTAAGTAAAGTGGAATCTGAAGTAAATAAAGAATTAGGAATTGAAGTTTCAAATGAATTAAAGATTAATATAGAAAAAGAAACAGACGAAAAGGTCGTAGTTAATACAACTTTAGACACAACAGATTTATCAGTTTCAACAGATATCGACATGAACCTTGAAACAGGGGGAATTACTGTATTCGGTAAGACGGTTGATGAAAATGGTGAAGAAACCCAACAAAACTTTGATGTTTATGTACAAGAAGTTGAAGGAAATGACTTTATAGCTACATTCGTTGATCAAGAAACAGGAAAAGAATATGAAGTTAATACCCTAAAAGCAAGTGCTTCTATTTGGCCTGTAGTAGTAGCGGCTGTGGCTAGATATGGTATACAATATGCAATAAAAAAGTATGGAAAACAAGCAGTAACTTCAGCAATGAAACAGGTTCCCAAGAGTATAAATAAGGTTGATGATAAATTCCTTAAAAGAAAAGGTATTGATGCTCACGAATTAAAAAGAGACTACTTGGGTAGAAGTGTTAGTATTTCAAAATATGATATCTATGTGGATAAGAAAACAGGAAGACTTTGGATTTACCTAAAAGGTGGAAAAGGAACTCCGATACCAACTGATTCATTTATAAAATAA
- a CDS encoding S8 family serine peptidase, producing the protein MNISFGVQSDNPKLKEAIDEALDKEIIIVAASGNTLGLSVDYPAKYENVISVSAIKENLKRSGVSAKGKIDYAAPGINILTTDNKGDYSYYSGTSFATAYVTGTVAVLLAQKDIIFNSQNIKAYLNDKTKDLGEKGYDSEYGSGLIMID; encoded by the coding sequence ATGAATATTAGTTTCGGTGTACAATCAGATAATCCGAAATTAAAAGAAGCTATAGATGAAGCATTAGACAAGGAAATCATAATTGTTGCAGCTTCAGGAAATACATTAGGATTATCAGTTGATTATCCAGCTAAATATGAAAATGTAATATCTGTTTCAGCAATAAAAGAAAATTTAAAACGATCTGGTGTATCTGCAAAAGGGAAAATAGATTATGCAGCTCCCGGAATAAATATCTTAACTACTGATAATAAAGGTGACTATTCATATTATAGTGGTACCTCTTTTGCTACTGCGTATGTTACGGGTACTGTAGCAGTCCTATTAGCACAAAAAGATATAATTTTCAATAGTCAGAATATTAAAGCTTATTTAAATGATAAAACTAAAGATCTAGGTGAAAAAGGATATGATTCTGAATATGGTTCTGGATTAATAATGATAGATTGA
- the hypF gene encoding carbamoyltransferase HypF, giving the protein MKKVINMFIKKYQVKGIVQGVGFRPFVYRIAKKYHLNGWVLNDSNGVLIEVEGEQNNITHFIHDIEFNSPELAYVQEVKLIEEQESNNRYSSFDILSSQKHSSRQTLISPDTYVCNECLDELFDPTNRRFRYPFINCTNCGPRYSIIKDIPYDRPYTTMAKFPMCKECDKEYKDILDRRFHAQPNACWKCGPQVQLKTTDGTNVSTDNPIEKTIDLLKKGKILAIKGLGGYHLVVDPMNHEAVKELRKRKKRDEKPFALMSSQLDDVKNFAEITKNEETLLVSKERPIVLLNKKDNEFISLDVAPNNNNYGVMLAYTPLHHLILRGNFIALIATSANVSDEPIVYKDGDAIEQLKGIADYYLVHNREIFTRVDDSIVRGIDLDDEVIKLQIIRRARGYVPNPIDFKEGSTNVLALGAELKNTICLTKDEKAFISHRIGDLKNYKIYESFKNTIAHLQKIFEISPSVIASDLHPDFYSTKYAFDQKVLPVVQVQHHHAHMASCMVDNQLDGPVLGVILDGTGYGDDGNIWGGEFLIGDFLNYQRAAYIDYFQLPGGDKAVKEPYRIALGILTQIYGEQVKELPIKIISERNSFELDVLIKMIQKGINSPLTSSMGRLFDAVSALLGVRETVQYEGQAAIELEQAIDINNSSNPLLSYEIVASNGIRKIDIKPMFKELVSLILKDKYTKGELSYRFHYTMVHSRKCENNEY; this is encoded by the coding sequence ATGAAAAAAGTAATAAATATGTTTATAAAAAAGTATCAAGTTAAAGGCATTGTGCAAGGTGTTGGTTTTAGACCTTTCGTATATAGGATAGCAAAAAAGTATCATCTAAACGGATGGGTGTTAAATGATTCAAATGGAGTGCTTATAGAAGTAGAAGGGGAACAAAATAATATTACGCATTTTATTCATGATATTGAATTTAATTCCCCAGAATTGGCTTATGTGCAAGAGGTTAAATTAATAGAGGAACAAGAATCCAACAATCGTTATAGCTCTTTTGATATTTTGAGTAGCCAAAAACATAGTAGTAGGCAAACTTTAATATCTCCTGATACTTATGTATGTAATGAATGTTTAGACGAATTATTTGATCCAACGAATAGAAGGTTTCGTTATCCATTTATTAATTGTACAAATTGTGGACCTAGATATTCAATAATAAAAGATATTCCTTATGATAGACCATATACTACAATGGCCAAATTTCCTATGTGCAAAGAGTGTGATAAAGAATACAAAGACATATTGGATCGGAGATTCCATGCCCAACCAAATGCTTGCTGGAAATGTGGACCACAAGTTCAATTGAAAACAACAGATGGTACAAATGTCTCCACTGATAATCCAATAGAAAAAACAATTGATTTGTTGAAAAAGGGGAAAATCCTAGCTATTAAAGGGTTAGGTGGATATCACTTAGTTGTAGATCCAATGAATCATGAAGCTGTAAAAGAATTAAGAAAAAGAAAAAAACGGGATGAAAAACCTTTTGCTTTAATGTCATCTCAATTAGATGATGTGAAAAATTTTGCTGAAATAACAAAAAATGAAGAAACTTTATTAGTTTCTAAAGAACGACCAATTGTGTTATTGAACAAAAAGGATAATGAGTTTATTTCTTTAGATGTTGCACCAAATAATAATAATTATGGGGTAATGTTAGCCTATACACCACTTCATCATCTTATTTTAAGAGGGAATTTTATTGCATTAATAGCTACGAGCGCCAATGTTTCTGATGAACCTATTGTATATAAAGATGGAGATGCAATTGAGCAGCTAAAGGGAATTGCAGATTATTATTTAGTACACAATAGGGAGATATTCACTAGAGTAGATGACTCTATTGTTAGGGGTATTGATTTAGATGATGAAGTAATAAAACTACAAATAATTCGTCGCGCTAGAGGTTATGTACCAAACCCAATTGATTTTAAAGAAGGATCAACTAATGTACTTGCTTTAGGAGCAGAATTAAAGAATACGATTTGCCTAACTAAAGACGAAAAAGCTTTTATTAGTCATCGTATTGGTGATTTAAAAAACTATAAAATTTATGAATCGTTTAAAAATACTATAGCTCACTTACAAAAAATCTTTGAAATTAGTCCTTCTGTAATTGCAAGTGATCTTCATCCTGATTTTTATAGTACAAAATATGCATTTGATCAAAAAGTTTTACCAGTTGTACAGGTTCAGCATCATCATGCCCACATGGCTTCTTGTATGGTTGATAATCAATTAGATGGTCCTGTTTTAGGAGTTATTTTAGATGGTACGGGTTATGGTGATGATGGGAATATTTGGGGTGGAGAGTTTTTAATCGGTGATTTTCTTAATTATCAAAGAGCGGCATATATCGATTACTTTCAGCTGCCAGGCGGTGATAAAGCTGTTAAAGAACCGTATAGAATTGCTTTAGGAATATTGACGCAAATATATGGTGAACAAGTCAAAGAATTACCAATAAAGATAATTTCAGAGCGAAATAGTTTTGAACTAGATGTACTTATAAAAATGATTCAAAAAGGAATTAATTCTCCTCTTACTTCAAGTATGGGAAGGCTTTTTGATGCTGTTTCAGCACTATTGGGTGTCCGTGAAACAGTCCAATATGAAGGACAGGCTGCTATTGAGTTGGAGCAAGCGATTGATATCAATAATTCTTCCAATCCTTTATTATCATATGAAATAGTTGCTTCGAATGGAATTAGAAAAATCGATATAAAACCTATGTTTAAAGAGTTGGTATCTTTGATACTTAAAGATAAGTATACCAAGGGTGAATTGAGCTATCGTTTTCATTATACAATGGTGCATTCAAGAAAATGTGAAAATAATGAATATTAG
- the hypE gene encoding hydrogenase expression/formation protein HypE, with protein sequence MKLTKDLENIILDHGTGGLLSQDLISSIITAKLEDVHLGKMEDSAILEVSSRRLAMTTDSFVIDPIFFGEGNIGKVAVCGTVNDLAVSGAKPLYLSLALVLEEGFPIKDLEEILDSIRETAKEAGVYIVAGDTKVVKKGEVEKIFINTTGIGVFEGDVSPFSVNSIQEGDDIIITGQLGNHSIHILSIREGLGFEQRINSDCAPLNHMISELKNLFGDSIHCMRDITRGGLGTVLNEVSETINTGIKIQERDIPMLAETIMAADMLGVNPMYLANEGNVCMFVSPEVSEEVVRVLKNTKYGKEAAVIGKVNQTKERQVLMEAKSGELKLIELLYGAELPRLC encoded by the coding sequence ATGAAATTAACTAAAGATTTAGAAAATATAATTTTAGACCATGGAACAGGAGGACTATTGAGTCAGGATTTAATTAGTTCAATTATTACTGCAAAACTAGAAGATGTTCACCTTGGAAAAATGGAGGATAGTGCCATTCTTGAGGTAAGTAGTAGAAGATTGGCGATGACAACAGACTCTTTTGTTATTGATCCTATCTTTTTTGGTGAAGGGAATATAGGTAAAGTAGCAGTTTGTGGAACGGTTAATGATTTAGCGGTTAGTGGTGCAAAACCACTTTATCTATCATTGGCATTAGTACTAGAAGAGGGTTTTCCAATTAAAGATTTGGAAGAAATATTAGATTCTATAAGAGAGACCGCGAAAGAAGCTGGAGTGTATATTGTTGCTGGTGATACAAAAGTTGTTAAAAAAGGTGAAGTAGAAAAAATCTTTATTAATACAACTGGAATAGGAGTTTTTGAAGGAGATGTATCACCGTTTTCGGTAAACTCTATTCAAGAAGGTGACGATATCATTATAACAGGACAACTAGGAAACCATAGTATACATATCCTTTCTATCAGAGAAGGATTAGGGTTTGAACAGAGAATAAATAGTGATTGTGCACCATTAAATCATATGATATCAGAGTTGAAAAATCTTTTTGGTGATTCTATACATTGTATGCGAGATATTACAAGAGGCGGGCTAGGTACAGTTTTAAATGAAGTCTCAGAAACAATTAATACTGGAATAAAAATACAAGAAAGAGATATTCCTATGTTAGCAGAAACTATTATGGCTGCCGACATGTTAGGTGTTAATCCAATGTATCTAGCTAATGAGGGCAATGTTTGTATGTTTGTCTCTCCAGAGGTAAGTGAGGAAGTCGTGAGGGTATTAAAAAATACTAAATATGGTAAAGAAGCTGCGGTAATTGGTAAAGTTAATCAAACAAAAGAAAGACAAGTGCTCATGGAAGCAAAATCAGGTGAATTGAAACTCATTGAGTTATTATATGGGGCAGAATTACCTCGATTATGTTAG
- a CDS encoding isochorismatase family cysteine hydrolase, translating to MKYAVLTNDLQYDLVNKNEDRIAAVEAFTPKMVSFLDTMRENDVSIIHLQLINLEDDPKAERYGDFLPVTKGSKGAEILPEFLHEKDIIMEKNKDSGFFETNLDETLKKLGVDTIIITGMQTQICVQTTAADGFFRGYNVIVPEDAVVSAKAEDKERALKWLGSYCAKIMSIEEICNSISKNEDISFDGVAIP from the coding sequence ATGAAATATGCAGTGCTCACAAATGATTTACAGTACGATTTGGTTAATAAAAATGAGGATAGAATTGCAGCTGTGGAGGCGTTTACGCCTAAAATGGTGTCTTTCTTAGATACTATGAGAGAAAATGATGTTTCTATTATTCACCTGCAGTTAATTAACTTAGAAGATGATCCGAAAGCTGAACGATATGGTGATTTTTTACCAGTCACAAAGGGATCTAAAGGTGCAGAAATCTTACCTGAGTTTCTTCATGAAAAAGATATTATTATGGAGAAAAATAAGGATAGTGGCTTTTTTGAGACAAATCTTGATGAAACCTTAAAAAAATTAGGAGTAGATACAATTATTATTACGGGTATGCAAACTCAAATTTGTGTCCAAACAACTGCAGCGGATGGATTTTTCCGTGGTTATAATGTAATCGTACCAGAAGATGCAGTTGTTTCAGCGAAGGCTGAAGATAAGGAACGAGCTTTAAAATGGTTAGGTTCATATTGTGCAAAGATTATGAGTATCGAGGAAATCTGCAATTCAATTTCTAAAAATGAAGATATTTCTTTTGATGGAGTTGCAATTCCGTAA
- a CDS encoding Lrp/AsnC family transcriptional regulator, with protein MDDTDLKILSHLQENARLSMVEIGKLVGLSSPSVTERVRRLEEQEVIISYRTIVNPKELKKHITAFVLMEPRDCNKYKKFAMEHSDVVECHRIAGMYSYLTKVVTESVHTLEDYINLCLEYGKPTTLIVLSSPVEHKSFFTESEKL; from the coding sequence ATGGATGATACAGATTTAAAGATTCTTTCTCATCTTCAGGAAAATGCACGTTTAAGTATGGTTGAAATAGGAAAACTGGTAGGTTTGAGTTCTCCTTCTGTTACAGAGCGAGTTAGAAGACTAGAAGAACAAGAGGTAATTATAAGTTATCGCACGATTGTTAATCCGAAAGAATTAAAAAAACATATTACTGCGTTTGTTTTGATGGAACCAAGGGATTGCAATAAATATAAAAAGTTTGCAATGGAACATTCAGATGTGGTTGAATGTCACCGGATTGCCGGTATGTATAGTTATCTAACAAAGGTAGTCACGGAATCTGTACATACACTCGAAGACTATATTAATTTGTGCTTAGAGTATGGAAAGCCTACAACCTTAATAGTGCTTTCTTCTCCAGTAGAACATAAATCATTTTTTACAGAGAGTGAAAAACTTTAA
- a CDS encoding APC family permease, which yields MTQQSLKRSITWVQGTALTIGAVLGCGILILPSITANSAGPASILSWVIMSILAFPIVATLARLAKMIPSAGGITAYVQMAFNANTSAILGWIMLGSIPIGVPIIALTGAHYIGYVFPISNLSVIGIAALILITSLLLHIKGIELSSKVSVFVICIISLLIVVAVIVSIPYVKLSSFTPFVPNGWSSVGASSVIIFFSFVGWEMITPLAEEFKRPAKDISISLFLGAICISIMYIAISFVTIGTHSYGDKDQIASLSILISKGLGPIGTYITTILAIFISFSAVHANIAGFSRMIYAQAREGHFPSFFAKLHSQFQTPTRVLLVLGGIFSCILIFYGMARPNLEMLLKGPSVIFITSYIFTMLAALKLLKVRDIGWWMAFLSLIICIIVYSFSGWAIFYPVILSVIGWIYIVMNKKYSTITNHSINTSNEN from the coding sequence TTGACACAACAATCATTGAAACGTTCAATTACTTGGGTACAGGGGACCGCATTAACCATCGGAGCTGTGTTAGGTTGTGGAATCCTTATTTTACCTTCAATTACTGCAAATAGCGCTGGACCAGCTTCAATTTTATCTTGGGTTATCATGTCTATATTAGCTTTTCCTATTGTAGCGACTCTAGCGCGTCTTGCTAAAATGATTCCCAGTGCTGGAGGAATTACAGCTTATGTTCAAATGGCATTTAATGCAAATACAAGTGCCATCCTAGGCTGGATTATGTTAGGTTCTATTCCTATTGGAGTACCTATTATTGCTTTAACAGGTGCCCATTATATTGGATATGTTTTTCCAATAAGCAATCTTAGTGTTATAGGAATTGCAGCATTAATTTTAATTACCTCTTTACTCTTACATATAAAAGGGATCGAGCTATCATCAAAAGTTAGTGTGTTTGTAATTTGTATTATTTCACTTTTAATAGTTGTCGCTGTTATCGTTTCTATACCATATGTAAAATTAAGTTCTTTTACACCATTTGTACCAAACGGGTGGTCTTCTGTTGGCGCTTCTTCTGTAATTATCTTTTTCTCATTTGTAGGGTGGGAAATGATAACCCCATTAGCTGAAGAATTTAAAAGGCCCGCTAAGGATATTTCGATTAGTTTATTTTTAGGAGCAATTTGTATCTCCATTATGTACATTGCAATATCTTTTGTAACAATAGGGACCCACTCATATGGTGATAAGGATCAGATAGCTTCCCTTAGTATTCTAATATCAAAAGGATTAGGACCGATAGGTACATATATAACAACTATTTTAGCAATTTTCATTTCGTTTAGTGCTGTACATGCTAACATTGCAGGTTTTTCAAGAATGATTTACGCTCAAGCTAGAGAAGGACATTTCCCTTCCTTCTTTGCTAAGTTACACTCTCAATTTCAAACTCCAACTAGGGTATTACTAGTTCTAGGAGGCATTTTTAGTTGTATTTTAATTTTTTACGGTATGGCACGACCAAATTTAGAAATGCTTCTTAAAGGTCCTAGTGTAATATTTATTACTTCATATATTTTTACAATGCTAGCTGCTCTTAAATTATTAAAAGTGCGTGATATAGGTTGGTGGATGGCCTTCCTATCTCTAATTATATGTATTATTGTATACTCATTTAGTGGTTGGGCTATTTTCTATCCAGTTATCTTATCAGTTATTGGTTGGATTTATATAGTTATGAATAAGAAGTATAGTACTATAACCAATCATTCAATAAATACATCAAATGAAAATTAG
- a CDS encoding DUF4303 domain-containing protein gives MKMQLQKSFYVELKNAIRCHYNELLTRCGVDTIYGYSILTDDCVNSIGPVANKERLIKVNKSDPLYNYYRYGAVEWSEWNDFGTFDEVNKIIKKYHNIVEDDFNIRVHTLLKETLNVLMELESEGLFGDRDDNRFIVICVTDSSNEIMIESARLLNTFKTYEEYASEFA, from the coding sequence ATGAAAATGCAGCTGCAAAAAAGTTTTTATGTTGAATTGAAAAATGCAATTCGTTGTCATTATAACGAACTTTTAACAAGATGCGGTGTTGACACAATATACGGGTACTCCATATTAACAGACGATTGTGTCAATAGCATTGGACCAGTGGCAAATAAAGAAAGACTAATCAAAGTTAATAAATCGGACCCTTTATACAATTATTATAGATACGGAGCTGTTGAGTGGAGCGAATGGAACGATTTTGGAACGTTTGATGAAGTGAACAAAATTATTAAGAAATATCATAATATCGTCGAAGATGACTTTAACATACGAGTACATACACTGTTGAAAGAAACGTTAAATGTGTTAATGGAACTTGAATCAGAAGGGTTGTTTGGAGATAGAGATGATAATCGATTTATTGTCATTTGTGTAACTGATTCATCGAACGAAATCATGATTGAATCAGCTCGATTGCTTAATACATTCAAGACATACGAAGAATATGCTTCAGAATTTGCATAA